In Microvenator marinus, one genomic interval encodes:
- the pssA gene encoding CDP-diacylglycerol--serine O-phosphatidyltransferase, producing MKKQHFSMLREFALADVLTLLNAACGTVSIFLCLNYLEERDPKWLWMAFVLLPTALVCDALDGWVARKRQKWSRIGADLDSLSDVVSFGVAPAVLGFTLGMRGFWDVVVLVFFVCCGISRLARFNVTAVEMADDSGKVTHFEGTPIPTSLVLVIVLGIWFFGATPGTELWGGEYTFLGLEFHPLVLMYAASGSAMISSTLRIPKP from the coding sequence ATGAAGAAACAACATTTCTCCATGCTCAGGGAGTTTGCGCTTGCCGACGTTCTGACCTTGTTGAACGCGGCGTGTGGCACGGTCTCGATCTTCCTCTGCTTGAACTACCTCGAGGAGCGAGACCCCAAATGGCTTTGGATGGCGTTCGTGCTCCTTCCGACGGCCCTTGTTTGCGACGCGTTGGACGGTTGGGTGGCGCGCAAGCGGCAAAAGTGGTCTCGAATCGGCGCCGATTTAGACAGCCTTTCGGACGTGGTCTCGTTCGGCGTGGCGCCGGCAGTGCTCGGGTTTACGCTGGGTATGCGCGGCTTTTGGGACGTCGTCGTGCTAGTGTTCTTTGTGTGTTGCGGCATCTCACGCCTCGCCCGATTCAACGTCACGGCTGTAGAGATGGCGGACGATTCAGGCAAAGTCACGCATTTTGAAGGTACCCCGATTCCCACCTCGTTGGTCTTAGTGATCGTGCTCGGAATCTGGTTTTTTGGCGCCACACCTGGCACCGAGCTCTGGGGCGGCGAGTATACCTTTCTCGGCCTCGAGTTCCATCCGTTGGTCTTGATGTACGCAGCCAGCGGCTCGGCCATGATCAGCTCCACGTTGAGGATCCCGAAACCCTGA